Part of the Nicotiana sylvestris chromosome 2, ASM39365v2, whole genome shotgun sequence genome, tgagaaaaaaaaagatgaagaacaGAGTATCGGCAATATTGGTTTCTACAATTTGACTTGATTTTGTTGAATAACTGGTCATCTTTTTGATGTCTGGATTGAGAAAGAAACTCGACGAACTGATTTCTACAATTTGATTTCAGTTTGTTGAAGCTTTTcgtctttttttttgaattacgAAAAAAATTCGGGAGAGATCAGATAAAGGATTTGCGTTCAAATTTGAACTGAAGGTCGCTAAATCAATTAGGATATTCTTTTCCTGATTTTTAACACGCCATATTAGGAAGATTCAGCTActattaattactaattaatgaatggtataaaaattatagaaaaacaGTGCAAAGGTCGGGTATTTACAAAATATGCACATATTTAGTAATAAAGTTTTATTACTGATATAGGAAGGAAAAAATCCCGTTAAGAAATATTACGCCATTCAGACTATGTCTGGTaactttatttataaaaaaagtaGCCCAATAACGAAATTTCTATCTTCCTTTATCACACCAAATGTGTGTTTGAAGTTTTGTACGATGTATTTAATTGAACAAGTAAATTACCAATAAGGAGTCAAGACAAGAAATAAGGTTTTCAATCGCCACCAAAATAAGTGGTGAGTCGCCACAAACTATATGTTACTATTTTGACGAGCGACCTACCTTGAATTTAATTATAGCACATTTGTTTACTTTTACTGCAAGCTTTGTCGCCATAACAActaatttgttttatttattatcttttgTGGTGACCGAGATCGTCATGAAAAGTAAATAAATGCATCACAAAATACATTGAAGTTAGGTCGCTACTAAAATGGTGACATATAGTTTGCGCTGAAACCATCACTTATTATGGCAACTCGGCTCTTGCTTTGGGTGGCGACTaataacagcttgtttggatggttgttacccatcgttttataatgtattgtattgtgttgtattgtattgttttatGAATGCGACGTTTGGATGAATTGTATTGTTAGCTATTGTTAAATAACATTTTATTGTTTGATTTGACTGTATCATAATGTACTGTAACGGATAAATTTACTAAAATACCCTCAattgtttaaatattaaatttatcaagaattacgtataaaaataatttaagaaaGCCCCTTTCTACTAATTTATCACCAAATATGTCATATAAAAAGATTAATCAATTAAACATGCAAATTCTAACAAAATTAGCAATTTTACGTTGGAGTTGGAAGCAGTAGTTCGGGAAAAAAAAGGATGAAAACAAAGTAGGTTATAGGTGGGAGATTTGGAGTTAAAATAAAAAAGGATAAAAAAAGAATTATGAAGTAATACGTTAGGGTataattggaaagaaaaataggaaacaatcccACCATATCAAATCAGTTATTTCAAAAAATGGGACCTTTTATTGTTCCGAAACAATGgatttaacaatacaatacaaccaattttaatgaaacaatcgaaataattattattttggaataataatacaatacgatacaatgagtaacaaccatccaaacaagctgtaaagcGATCAACACTACGTTGTCAATTAAAATCTTAGTTCCTGTAGGTATAACTATAAAgtgttttgataattatttggGATAAGCCGGAATTGGCTTTAGATGATTATTTCAACCAAATCACAATGGCCTCATGGTGTTCACATGTGTGGCCCCTTTTTCAAATAAGATAGACGACTTAACATTTTTGTTGCTACCTTTGTTGATACCTACTAAGTTAAGGTTGCAAAATTTGCCCTCGAAATTCTTTACGGCAAAAACCAAACCGAAAAAAGAATAATGTAGGGGTTTAAAACTTTGATTTTCCTCAAAAGTTCTGATATTAATACGTTTTACTCCCTCCATTTTATATTGAATGAGCtagtttgactcggcacagagtttaagaaaaaagaagaagacttttaaaacttgtggtaTTAAAAGCTTAAAAGGTAAAaggtttgtggggccatgacatttgtgtggctataaaaacttctcattaagggtaaatgggtaaaatgaagagtttaaagttaaattatttccaaatttagaaatgttttatttgttttggaacagactaaaaaggaaagtacgtcatttaatatgaaatggagggagtatattttttaaaaatgaaaaaccTGTCCGTCTTTAATTAGTAAGAATAGTAACAAATTGttatttttagaaaatatttCCCATTCACAAATTATGTCAGGGGTTCAAATTCATGTGCCCATCAATTTTGTAATCCAACGGTTACGATTCCGCTAAGATGAGGTTATTGCTTGCGTGTGCTCgttagatgggaaaaggatgtgAAACCTTATCACTATATATAGCATTCACACCCTTGAAAGCAAAGGTCAAGGGAAGCAATAGCTTTAAGCTAAACAATTACTTTCAACAATATAATGGCTTCCTCTGTGATTTCCTCAGCTGTTGCCGTTGCCACTGGCGCTAATGCTGCTCAAGCCAGTATGGTTGCACCTTTCACTGGCCTCAAGTCCGCCTCCTCCTTCCCTGTTACCAGAAAACAAAACCTTGACATTACTTCCATTGCTAGCAATGGTGGAAGAGTCCAATGCATGCAGGTTTGTatcatatattattttttatataaattgaTAGTGTAAAGAAATTTTACGCTATATATTGATATATTTTAACCTGTTAATTTGATTTATTTTTCATGTTACTAACAATCCCACTTTTTCTTTAAATTCTTTATATAGGTGTGGCCACCAATTAACAAGAAGAAGTACGAGACACTCTCATACCTTCCTGATTTGAGCGAGGAGCAATTGCTTAGGGAAGTTGAGTACCTTTTGAAAAATGGATGGGTTCCTTGCTTGGAATTCGAGACTGAGGTCAACATCTATTCTAAATCTTGCTACTATAATCAAGCATATCTAACATGAATTACTCAATCCTAACTAGTTTGggattatacatatatatttgatTAAGTGAAAGAGGAGTATTATCTTATGTTAATGTTTTGTTTATCTTGTGGATATGTGCAGCACGGATTCGTCTACCGTGAGAACAACAAGTCACCAGGGTACTACGATGGTAGATACTGGACCATGTGGAAGTTGCCCATGTTCGGGTGCACTGATGCCACTCAGGTCTTGGCTGAGGTAGAGGAGGCAAAGA contains:
- the LOC104246648 gene encoding ribulose bisphosphate carboxylase small subunit, chloroplastic 2-like, with the translated sequence MASSVISSAVAVATGANAAQASMVAPFTGLKSASSFPVTRKQNLDITSIASNGGRVQCMQVWPPINKKKYETLSYLPDLSEEQLLREVEYLLKNGWVPCLEFETEHGFVYRENNKSPGYYDGRYWTMWKLPMFGCTDATQVLAEVEEAKKAYPQAWIRIIGFDNVRQVQCISFIAYKPEGY